GAAGTTGTCACAGTAGCTCTACAGTCGTACAGCAGTGAAGTCCCTGGGCCAGGATAGAGAGCAGACATCGACTGTGACTGGGGGGCCCACAGCGTCTCACTGGTCTGGATGATAGTCGGCAGTTTCCACGTAAGTGAAGGTGTTCACCTCATCTGGAGTCACGAGTTTGTAGAAATGCTGAATAAGGAGCTGGCAGCCCGGAGTCCAGGAGCCTGGAGAGCAGCACAGCAGTATAATGTTCACCAGTTATAAATCTAACCACGGTATATTCTCCATCAGAACCTGGTCCCGATTGGACGATGAGACGGGACTCAAACCACGCTCCAACTATCTGTCCTCCCGGCTCGCTCCATCTTCACAGGGACCGGGCTGTTTTACTGCGTGTATTGATCATGTGCTTTAATAGGGCCAAGAGGATCGTTCCTGGGAGTGGCTCCTCACATTCTTTGCCCCAAATGACCCCCCAGCAAAATGAAGTAATTGAACTAAAATGTCCGGTGTCATCAATCTCTGCCTACTGGGCCGTAACTGCTGCGACAGCtaaagagggaagaggggagaaCGCTTGGTTGAGCTCCTGTGGTTCCCTCCGTGCGTGGAGAAGGTTTTTCAAGGTCACACGTTTGAGGGGTCGCGTCCTAAAAAGTTGTCATCTTGACGTTTTGTTCTGTCAAAAACTCCCAGCTGTAAAACACTGATGAGCAGGTTGTCGTTCTGGGATCAGTTTTGTCATGTCCATGGTACGTCTTTTCCATATATGATCTCTTCTTCACAGGATGTCTTAATAACATACAATATACCTCAACTTAGTCAAAATGTTATTATCAAACAAGAAAAGATTTATTCGTAAAGCGGTCAGTGGTAAAATAGTGATATTTAGGAGGTAAGAGTGAACCTGATACGAAGTGCAGTATCcgcttttttaaattttaaatattttaaatatcacCTATTAAAACGGTGTTAATATATGTGTTAATAAATGTGTTAACATATGTGTTAATAtatgtgtttataaatgtgttcaCTAACTCGGCTGTAGTCTTGTTTCTGTTGAAATACACCACATCAGTGCTATTGAGTAAAACTTCAATGACTTCTTCAAGATGTTACATTTGCATCTTTCCCAGGATCCACGCTGCACTGCAACCACCAACCAGGAGTGAGCTGTTGCTATTTTACAGCATCAActcaaaactaaactaaacagcTCCTGTGTGAAGTTTCCTCCTTCAGATACAACAgattctgttcttcttcttctttcccccATGATTCTACTTTTACCGTGAATAATCTTCCTGAAAAAGAAATACCCCAATTTCTAAACCGACCCCCTAAattgtgtttgcttcactcccaCTCGTTCccaaaaaaataacacacattcacacacaaacacacatagacgCCCACGCTGGGCTGCAACAGAGACGAAGCAGAGAGGGAACAGATAGAGGAAAGCCTGTAACAGGATtagacaaattacattttaactgTGACCATGAATCCCATTTGGATGCAggacttgttttctttccacttaCAACAGCAGCCATCGAGTTTGACGAGGAGATGGTGGTTTTCCAAAATAATATCTGCTCAAATTTAGCATGAATTAATACCTGGTAGTTGCATTAaaccatgtgttttttttttagagatgtATTTTTGGACACTCCGGCTTTTTTGATAGGAGAGAAGATAGCAAAGTGTGTGCAATAAGACATCTTAGTACAATTTCTTTGCTCATATATCAGCCGCTTTATTGGTATCTGAACAAATTTAATGCTCTATTATCAGAGCAGAAACATTCACATTGGGATGGCCGTAGAATGATGTACCACAAAAAAAGGCAGATTTGAAGTTGTTGTCTGACCAAGACACTGAGGACAGATGGTGTTgtagtatgtgtgtatgtgtgtgtgtgtgtctgtgtgtgtgtgtgtgtgtgtttgtctgtgtgtgtgtgtgtgtgtgtgtttgtggagggcCAGAGACTGACACCAGCTGACTGCTGGCCTGAGCAATTTAAGATCCAAAGAATCAATCTTGTAGAAATCTTCCAGGGCAGTGAAGGTCCTTCAGATGCTCCTGAAGACTGATGGCCGAGACTCCAGAGGGAACACTCCATCAGAGCCAGGgagggggagatagagagagagggagaaaaagagggagagagggaggaggggtgttCTCATTACTCTGATTTGCCAAAAATCAGCATCCAGGGATCCTGGGGTATTAAAATATGAGGGGATTTTGATCCAAAGACAAAATAGTTTTACAGGACGGAGACAAAGGGAGAGCAGCAGTGGAAGTGGGCACGATCACATGACAAGCAGACGATAAAAAAGCTTGATGAAAGTCTCAGTCTATCGAAGGCTGGAGACTTCAAGTGAAAAAAGCTTTAAAGATCAATTCTCTGGTGTCGAGATGCTCAGTGAATTGTGTGATAACATGGCTTAATCTCACATAATGGACCGGAACAGACCGAGCGACACACTCTGGTATCATTTCTCAATTTCATTTGAATAAGTGAACAAACATAGAGTTGTAACCCAGTGGTTCAACAGTTAATGAGGCCCACGTACACTGAGTCGTATCAAAGTGTGATATAACGAGCCATTAGCGCTGTGCATCAGAGTATAACATGTCGCAACAAGATGCAATATAAGATATTTGAGCCGTAATGGGGgatgaaaattatatattttctgcCTCAAGCCAAAGTGTTGCAGATACTTTGGCTGCAACACTTTGGCGAATAAGTGATCCCgaaatgaagctgaaatgtGCCGAGCCCAGAATGCATTGCAGCTTCAACTCCAGAGGATGTCAGGGCTCTCTGTGAGCGTCGGGCTGTGATTCACCTGAGACGCAGCTGCTATTCACTTTGATTTGAAACGGAGATagtgtttctcttcttcagtgCACGTGAAGTGAAGCTCGGAAATATGGAAACAAACTAAAGTCTCCCTTTAAATCTGTGAATCCTTGACGACCTTAGCAGCTGTCTCTCTAAATACATTATGGATGTACCGtactgtgagctgctgctggcaaTGTGCTgcaatctttatttatatttaactgcAACATCAACACTTTGGTGTGAGAGTAAGGTTCACTGGTTATTTTGTAAATTGAACTTTATCTCACCGGCTGCACAGGCAGTATGTTTAAGGGTTGTCTGTCCATTTGACTGTTCCtattcttgtgaacacgatatctccaGAACACCTTCGAGGAATTCCTTCAAATTTGGTGTAAAGGTTCAATGGGATTCACACAAAacctgattcgattttggtggccaaaggtcaaaggtcaagttcattATAAGGGACTATCGCAAGAGTTTAGGAAAAAACGATGTAGTGctgacactgcactggttttTGCATACAACCACAGTGCGCTATGCTATTATCGTGTTAGCCTGTTTGAAtactgcatgtgcatgtgtgtgtgtgtgtgtgtgtgtgtttgtgtgtgtgtgtttcttatcAGTATACAGGGCTCTTCAGGCAGTATGGGGGATTGAGGGCCACTCTAATCTGGACCCAGAGGTGACTGATCcagctttctttctgtctgtgctcaaaatgcgtgtgtgtgtatgtgtgtgtatgtgtgtttgtgtgtgtgtgtgtgtgtgtgtgtgtgtttgctgtgtctgCAAATATCTCATTGTCTATACAGTTTGTCAAATGAAGTAAACTTAAATTAATCTAACTAACAAATTGGTCCCAAAGTGCTGGCAGAGCAACATGTCtaatgtgagaaaaacaaatctgtgtgtgtgtgtgtgtgtgtgtgtgtgtgtgtttgtgtgtgtgtgtgtgtgttggagtaaAGGATGAGGTGGTGACAGCGGTGACTCCCTTTCCATTTCCTTCTTGCAGTACAAGTAACCGCGCTGGCATTAATTATGAAAAATCGGGTGGTGTACTCAATCTGAGTTATGATGAATGAAGTTGAGAGGAATCTGTCAGCTGCCGTCCCGTTTGGTCCCCACAAATAATTGAAGGCTAGTGTACTTTCTGACAGAAACATGCTTTATGAGCTTGGTGCCAGTGTAGCGGTTCAGTTCGCTGCCGGTGGAAGCAGCAccgcctccttctcctctgcagtggagagtctgaaaacagctcctTACAATCAAAATAGAATCAATAccagcaaaataaaaacaatatgtgtttttatatgtgacagaaaaaaagtcttaaatcactgttatgaatgtgtgtgggagacCAACAGGGATCTCACCCTGAGTCAAATGCTCCTGGTGAATGAAAGGGGGAACATATTCACTTCTCTTAAACAGTCTGCCATCAGTCCTCTGGGAGGACGAAGGCATATGTGGAAAGATCTGTGGCTCCAGGAGGACGAGCACAAGTCTCATAAATTGTCTCACTTGAAGACTATGAGGTTTCCTCCTCGGTCCCCAGTCGCCCACGGACACATTTGTCACTGGTAGCAATCTGTGATCTGTCTGCAGGCACGTTGCACTGTGGATGGCATAGGTATTGGATTCAGGATCTCTTTAGTCTGGTTAATTAAAATGGATTTGCACAGTGATGGACTGACAAACATCATTTGTCACATCACATGCACGGTTTATTCAGATGTCAGACGACGACAGGGCTCATAAGTGACAGGCggagaaatgtgctctgtcTCCTGTGACTCAGAAAGCTGTGGACATGTGTGTTTACCTACAAGTGTAGCGCTATAATTATTTTATCACTTCCCTTTTGTTCATATTATATCCTACTCGttacatacattttttcctCCTCTACACGTCTGTCCCTCCTTTTTTTCATCCATCTGATCCTTGTCTACCCACAGGACACAATGGACCAGGGCCTCCAACTCAATCAtcagtttgacatgtttttatcAGGAGGAATAGATTTCACTTCCCCTGGACAAGCCTCAGTCTGCAGATTAAACCCCCCCGACCTACTGAGGCCTTCGCTGCTAAATCACTTTTACTGCTGCTCCGCGACAACGTGCAGGGGAAGCACGTGCATGCCTGTGTGGAGACTTTGTTCAAGGATATGGTTGAGAATTACAAGACCAATGCTTAATTCTTTGTGGTTTTCACTGATTTTTGCTGTGTACAGTTATGAACAAGCATCCAACAGAGAAGACCTCACATGCTTTCCCTGAGTGTGGTGgctatgttgtgtttgtttacagcagatGGATACCACGACAACCCATTGAAGGTTGTAAACTGTTCCTGAGAGTAAACAAGTGCAGGAAGATTGTATTTTTATCACATACAAATACCACATTGTTTGAGGTATTTATTAGGGAACAATGCATTGAATGGTGTCACTTGACACACAGCTACATTTGTTTCTGTCCTGTTGGTGCCATCTTGTGGAGAAaatgttttgactttttagatCCCTCacgtttcctccttctcctcctcctcctcctcctcctcctcctcctcctcctcctcagagatgTTCATACAGTGTGGCTTTCCAGCGCTGGGCCCTCTTATCTTCAACCTGTGATTTGACCTCTCAGCTCCTTTGCAACTTTCAAACACTCCTCTGATGTAAGTCTGTGTATTCAAAATTGTGTGTCTGCAAAAGCCGTGCAACATGTTGATCCACAGGCTCCCACAAGCATTTATAGGGTTTGAGGTGTGTGGACTGTGAAGGCCAGAGAATATGATTCATATAACTGTCATACTCATAAACCCATGCATGCCTTTTATGCAGCCATCTGCATTTGCTTGTTTCGCCAGTCATTTGTTAAATTGAATAATTTTGGTCAGcaatagacagacagacagatagatagatagatgtgaATATGCATCTGTCATTTAATTCAACTTCTACTGTTATTGCTCTGATTTCAGGTGTTAAGCAACTTTGCTGAACGTGAGTATTATGACCTTAATCATGAAGTTTATTCTGTTTTGTCAAATCTAAataatgtatgtttttgttttaagtttgcatgtttgaaatgtgtgttcACATTTGAATACTTAAAAATGAAGCTCCCCTCTATGTTTATCATCAGACAGGCTACATGATGTGATCATTTTAGCTTCAAACATTAAGGCTTTGTGTTAGCGCTGTGCAACGTGATGAACGTGTCCCTGTGCGCACGTCATTTACTGCATGTTCTCCATTCTTGTCACATAATTATAGAATGACCTTTTTGAGGTTGGCTCTATTACCGTACTTACATCGGAAATATATTCCAGCAGATTGCCTCCCTGTTTACTGGAATACTGACATTTACTGTGATTTAATTAAACCTCAAATCTTCTGAGGAGCAGGTCGTTGATGATGTAACTTCCTGTGCCTGTGTCAGAGTTTGATGGAGAGCTGGTCGGATGACAGCTGGAACTGTTGTCATAACCGGAGGAATACTGGCCACAGTGATACTTCTGTGTATCATAGCTGTGCTCTGTTACTGTCGACTCCAggtatgtatttgtgtttgtatgtactTTATGCTCGTAtgtttgtatgcatgtatggttatatatatgtacacaaaGCATGTTTACACACAGTAAGCCACTATGTGAATTCATTGTCaccttttattttcatgttgaaTACTACTTGCAAAAACTGTTGTTATTAAACTTGCAAGTATTTACAGTTAAGACACTGATAGATTGGATTTGAGTAAACCCAGTACCCCAACAATTCAAAACCAGATGGGTACACAGCAAAaagtctatctatctgtctatctatatatatatgaaacatctatattataatataatatcatttAGGACATATGGATGTAAAGCCACACCCTAACCAATTCCTTATGTATGTTAATCATATCAAACTAATAATACTGTCAGATATCACATTAATGAACCCAGACTGTAGACCTGGAGTTTGTAATGAATATGTGTTGAAAGGTGCTTTTATTTGACAAGGTTATGACAgtgtgattctctctctcctgtagTACTACTGCTGTAAGAAGAATGGGTCGGACAGCGGCTCCATCTCTCAGCAACACTTTGCCTGCAACTCCTGCAGCGTCACCGGCCTGGACGGATCGATCGTCAGCCCACTGTCCCTGTCGCCGCCGGACACGGCCAGATCCTCCTTCCCCGCCAAGCCCGGCGGGGGGCGACGCAGCTACTGCCCCAGTTGCTCGCCCTATGACTCGCCCTTCTACATCCGCACCAACGATGAGATGCGCAATGGCGGCGAGCGCATCAGCTACATGCCCACACACTATGAGAACCAGGCACTGGCGATGCCGCTGCCCGCCATCCGAGGCTCCCTGCTGAGGGAGACTCAGCGAGGGAGGCCTCCTGATTTCTACACCAACACCCGCGCCATCAGCACCGAGGTGTGACCAGCCCAAAACCCCATAAcaacacacatacgcacacacatacacacagcagcaccaACACTAACAAGTCCACATAAGTGATTTTGCAGCTGCCACCAGTGAGGATGTGCTGGGTGAAGATCCACTGTCTGTGCAGGTCACATCATCACATTGAATTAGGTTTGGGCAGATCCAAGTGAGGATTACACCTTCACTTCACTTTATACTATTATAGATTTTAAATACCCATGTTCATGAAGACAATAACTATATAACTGATGAAACTGTAGCTGTAAAATGTCCTGTAAGAAAATGTCCCTTTATGTTTCCACATGGGGGGAGTGGTTGTGCACTGTCTGTTGACTGTTACTGTAACTTTACTGACTGAGGGCTAATTTCTTCACTGAGAGAATTCCATGGGTTCCTCCTGCTGCATATCTTCCGACTGCCAAAACGACGAAAGGAAACTGTATAATGAAGTGTGTGAGCAGCCATGAAGCAACTGTGTCATAATAGGAAGAGTTAAAGAGACTGAAatgcatttgaaaatgttacaaGGGCAATATAACGAGAGGAGCACCCCCTTTGCAGTTCCCTGGATCTCTGGAAGCATGTTAGAGTCACAGGAAAGGTAGAAGAGCGCACACGACTGGAGCTTTGTCTATGCAagcaaactgctgcagctcttcatctcCACTTCTCTCCTGTCAGCAGTTTCCATCCCGTCTACTTTATTGGAGGAACATCTTGGATGGTGTGCACACCCGGTGAGCCATGACCTTGCCCTTAGACCGACATGTATTTCGACCTGGATCGTTGATACAGTGGTTGGGTTGCCAGATCTGGTCGCTGAACCACCACTTTCTCCCCCCTGAAGTGTAAACCTGTGAAGAATCAAGGATGCCTGGCTGAGCCCTTGAACGCAACAGTGGTGCGCTTAAAAATAACTGATTGAATTTCTCTTGACTGACAGTGATGCATACAAGTTTGATGTGTAAATATGAACTGGAACGAAAGCGTGTTCTTGAGAGATGCACCTGGGATCTGAACTGTGTATTTTGAATGATGGAGTGTGATTTACTAGTTTGTGCTATTTTGTCCACAGTCACACTCCTGCTATACTCCTGTACTACTCTCATGTTGAATCTTTGAAATGCAGTTaaccattttcatttattttcatggtttgtttttcatattgtgaGAATGTCAGAGAACACGTTTATGTGATAGGAAAcagtttcacttgttttctcCATGACACTTTCCGATGTTACTTGCCATTCATGATGATAGTTCCAgtgatatttgtatttctgtgtacAGGACTCAGAGGCTGTCTGAGGAAACCCCACTGACTTGCATGGTGTGACATTGTTTGGATAAGGTTTTCAGAGTGGCCACGTGTCATCAATCAAGCATTAAGCTAAGAAAATGCGGCCTCATTTCAGAAACTTAATTAGAGTGTGCTTTTATCAGCAACTACTTACTTTGTTTCTAAATTACCTTTTTCATTCAGgttaaataaatgcaaactGCAAAGAACAAATAAGAAGAACtcaaaagaacaaataaatgtacAGAGGACTGTTAAAATGAAAGTTTGTCACAAAAAATCTTAATGTTTGCTGTTAGGGAAACTGGTGAAATCTAGTCGGACACATCTCTAAAGAGGATTAAGAGTTTCTACATGTTGTCCACTTCTACAGAATCTTTGTcatcattaatttatttattcattgtaTTAACGATCTATTTTACAACTTACTTAACTATTTATCTTTGAACATAGgaaaaaaataagatttttaGAAATGTGGGTAAAATGAAAATCTTacacaataaatacagaaacagtAATATTTGACAGTGTTGAATTTTGAAAATTAAAGATTTGTAACTGCTTGAAATTGCTTTTGTATCATTATTgacaaaacactcacacacacagacacacacttttgtcCCATTAAATTTGCTTGTGTTTCATTAAGATATCAAAGAGCTGTTTTCTGCAGAGTTCTAGTCATGGCCTCTGAAGTACTTTGACCTGCAGCTAATGAATGTCATGAGGCAGACAACCCCTACCAGATATTGAATTTAATTTTCAGAACAAAGCTTTCATTTTGCATGTTGTTTACCCCCTTACGGGTAAAGCATTCAAATGAATAACTTTTATgagttttcatattttcaacCATCAGAATTGAAGGGATTGACCAGAAGGAAACGTAGCAAATATTCATGACAGCTACAAATACCTAAAAAAAGGACACCATGGactttaattgtattggattctgctgcaaccaAGTCGCCCCCTGAGACCAGTGAACTATCCTCTGAAGTATTTCTTTTGGCAAGGAATGAGAATAGCTCCAGaatgtgtaagatttaggtgaaagcgATCTATtgtcagaaattgaatataaaattatcCTAGCGATGTTTTCACGTGTGTATTTCATCTAagttgtacaaattgttgttttctttaccttagaatgggccttttatattaaatacttaACATACAGCAGGAGTGGCTCCTCTCTACAGAATCTGGAATCCacattccagattcattcaccagactggcactcagtagagctcaacagagcagtataggttcatctctgatacatgaagcttccttctaccaagttgtgtggttattggtccagtagtttattacataaacctgttgaatgaaaatcaaag
The nucleotide sequence above comes from Platichthys flesus chromosome 9, fPlaFle2.1, whole genome shotgun sequence. Encoded proteins:
- the fam163ab gene encoding protein FAM163A, which gives rise to MTAGTVVITGGILATVILLCIIAVLCYCRLQYYCCKKNGSDSGSISQQHFACNSCSVTGLDGSIVSPLSLSPPDTARSSFPAKPGGGRRSYCPSCSPYDSPFYIRTNDEMRNGGERISYMPTHYENQALAMPLPAIRGSLLRETQRGRPPDFYTNTRAISTEV